The Montipora foliosa isolate CH-2021 chromosome 1, ASM3666993v2, whole genome shotgun sequence genome has a window encoding:
- the LOC137995628 gene encoding uncharacterized protein, with translation MFWAACSLGYFGFLRASEFTVPSLASFSPSSHLGVQDIAVDSPSALSCMHLKIKASKTDPFRKGAFIHIGIGRPPFCAIHSVMSYLAHRGDVPGPLFLFQNGQPLSRSLLTDWLRQILASANIPGNFSSHSFRIVAATVAARNGVPDHLSQALGGWSSSAYQLYIRAPSELLAALSTKLA, from the coding sequence ATGTTCTGGGCTGCTTGCTCCCTTGGGTACTTTGGCTTTCTTCGTGCCTCAGAGTTCACTGTCCCAAGTCTAGCTAGCTTCTCTCCTTCAAGTCATTTAGGTGTCCAAGACATTGCAGTGGATTCCCCATCTGCACTCTCCTGCATGCATTTAAAGATCAAGGCTTCAAAAACTGATCCATTTAGGAAAGGCGCCTTTATCCACATTGGCATTGGCCGGCCCCCGTTCTGTGCTATCCACTCGGTGATGTCCTATCTCGCTCACAGGGGTGACGTCCCAGGTCCCTTGTTTCTGTTCCAGAATGGGCAGCCTCTCTCGCGCTCCTTGCTCACAGATTGGCTTCGGCAGATCCTGGCATCAGCTAACATCCCAGGCAACTTCTCCAGCCACAGCTTCCGCATTGTGGCGGCCACTGTGGCGGCACGCAATGGAGTACCCGACCACCTCAGCCAAGCCTTGGGCGGCTGGTCAAGCTCCGCTTATCAGCTCTATATCAGAGCCCCGTCCGAGTTGTTAGCGGCCCTCTCCACTAAACTAGCATAG